A segment of the Candidatus Izimaplasma bacterium HR1 genome:
AATCCGTGAAGATTTAGTATATGAAGATGGTACAGGAATTACTGCTTATGATTATGAATTTACTCTAAAAATGTTCTTAGATCACTTATTAAATAACTATCGTGCTAACTTATACTATAAAACTGAATTAAACCAAAATGGTGTTCCAATTGTTAACGCATACGAATATTATTTAGGTGAAGTTGCTTGGTCAGAAGTTGGGTTCGAAGTTGTAGATGATTATACATTTACATTAACTACTTTCGAAGCTATCTCACAATCTGAAGCTGTTGGATTCGGAGCTATGCCTTTAGTACAAAAAGCTGCTTTTGAAGCATCTTTAACTACTGATAAAACTAACTCTGAATATGGTACTCCAGCTCATCCTTATGTTTCTTATGGACCTTATATCCTAAAAACTTGGGATGAAAACCAAAAATTAGTATTTAACAAAAACTATGACTACGTTCTTAAAGGAACAATTAACTACAAATGTCAAGTTGTTCAAATCGTTGATGATATCGATCAAAGAATGGCATTGTTTGCTGCTGGTGACTTAAGCGTTGCAGGATTATCAAAAGATTATTATGCACAATATGCTGAATCACCAAACGTATATAAATCTTGGGATGGATATCCACAATACTTAATCGTCAACTTAGGACCTACTAAGGTTACTGAAGGCGGAAATGTACAAGATGATATCTTATTCGACGTAAGATTTAGACAAGCTTTATTATACGGATTCGATAGAAAATATTATGCAACAAGTGTTTACGCTCCAAATACTGCTTCTTTATTACCAGTACCGCTAGACACTAAATCTTATAATCAAGATGCATTATATTATTCTGAATCTCCTCAACATTTACAGTTATTAGAAGATTTAGACATCGATCCTGCTACTGAAGGATATATCCCAGCTCGCGCGGTTCAATTATTTGATGCTGCATACGCTGCATGGGTAGCTGATGGTAATACTGGTCCTGTTGTTGTTGGATTAATCACAGATAACGATCCTTTCTCAGTTGCATTAGTAGATTATATTGAAGAACATTTTGAAACATTATTCAATACTACTGGTGAAGTAGATAAATTAGATATCGTTATTGATTCTAAAGATCCTACAGCTAATAGAGCTCAAATCGCTGCATGGGACTTTGACATGTCACTTAACTCAATTGGATTTGGTAATTCAACTGGTGTATGGTGGCAATATCAAGCAATCGCATTCTTCGGTGATTATATCGGTGGTGGAGGATTAGGATTATCTCAACCTTGGGATATGTCAACTGATGATGGAGTTGCAGCTTATGCTACTCAAGAAGTTACTATTGACTTAACTAATACTTGGAACTACTTAGAAGAATTAGGATTAGATTACATTCAAGAAGAAGAATTAGCTGGACATGAAGATATGTACAATTGGTTAAAAGCAGATGCTGAAACTGGTAAAGCTGCTGGAATCTATGTTGGACCTATGGAAGATGTAGCTTTATTACAAGTATTCAATGATACTCCTTATGATGGATCAGCTGCTGAACCATTTACAGGTGCTACTAATGATACTTGGAACTTAGTTGCAGCATTCGAAGCATTATTCTTCGAACATGTACCTATGATTCCTACAGTTACACGTTCATCAGCTACAATTTATGCTGAAAACGTAGTAATTGAATGGCCTGCTTACTCAAGTGCATTTGCTTGGGGTGCTAACAGATATAGATATTTAGATACAGACCCTGATTTCATGTAATAAGTCGTTTAAATTTTGACGATTACTAGATAAAATTGTAAAAGGGAAATCCGCAAAAAGATTTCCCTTTTCTTTATCCATTACATTATATGTAACTATTATAAATGATTTATTTTTTTTTATTTGAAATGCAGTTTTTTTTTTGTTAAAATTATATTACTGTGGCATACTATAAATATATTTAGTTTTAAGTAAAATTTAGAGTTTTTAAAGACTCGGAGGAGTGATTTCAATTGTTTAGATACTTGATGAAGAGAGTCGGATTAATGATAATTACATTCATTATTACAGTTTTTCTGTTTTTTGTATTCATTAAACTGATTCCAGATAATCATATACCTGCTCCATTATCAGGTGATGATTGGTATGAAATTTACAAAGCGAGAGAAGGATGGGATAAACCTATCATTGTTCAATTTGGACTTTGGGTAAGAAATATTTTTGAAGATGGTTCATTTGGATTTTCAGTATTACTGAAACGTGACGTGTCTTCAGCGTATTTCTCAAAAATACCTGCGTCTATTAGAATCAATATTGTTCCGTATTTCTTAAGTATCCCCTTTGCCATTGTTATAGGGGTTATTGCCGCGCTTAAGAAAAATCAACTTACGGATACAATAATATCCATTGGGATAATGGTATTTATATCCGTTCCCTATTTTGTTGTCGCCGTACTTTCCCAGTACTTATTCTATTTTAAATTGGGATGGGCGCCAGATTATAAGATTGCGACGACCTCGGAATTCGCAGAATTAGGTACTTGGTATGGACTCTCAACATACATTTTACCTGTAGTAGTATTAACTATTTCAGCAATACCAGGATTTGCAAGATCTGTACGTGCTGAGTTAACAGAACAATTAACTCAAGATTATATGTTACTTGCAATTTCTAAAGGACTTACAAGAAGACAAGCCGTGTTTAGACACGCGCTTAAAAATGCGCTGGTGCCATTCTTACCAGCAATCTTTATCGGTGTTATTGGTATCATGAGTGGTGGTATCATAACCGAACGTATTTTCCGTGTAGATGGGACAGGACGTCTCTATTTACAAGCATTTAATGGTCGTGACTACGCACTGTTAATGTTAATTAACACATTCGGACAGTTCTTAACGCTGGTTTCAGCGATTATTGGGGACTTATCGTATACACTATTTGACCCTAGAGTTCGTGTAGGAAGTGGGAGATTATCATGATGGATATCGACAAATCAAAATTAGTATTAGTTCATAACAAAGATGATATGATTTCAGATATCGCCTTAGAGACAAAAGAAATTGGTTATTACAAAGATTCATGGAATCGTTTCAAAAAGAACAAAGCTTCTTTAGTAGCATTCTATATCTTATGTGTTGTACTATTCTTTGTATTCTTTGGTCCATATATGAAAAGTTATGATTTACCAGAAACCCACTCAATTGAAGCTGCACGTTTAAACAATTTGACACCAAAAATTCCTATTTTAGAGAAATTCGGTCTTTTTGATGGTACCAAAACAATTACTCGTGGTACACAATTCTTACTATATTTAAATGAGACTGAACTTGGTGAAGGTGTCATTTTAGAAGGATTACCACAAGAACTGATAGATGATCCTAACCATCCAGATTATGATGGTGTAGATTCTCTGGAAGTAAAAGTTGATTATTATAAGTATAAAAACTATATTAGTTCATACATGCCTGAGAATTATTTCGGTGTTTTAGCTGAGAATGAAAATTCTGGAGGAAATGAAGATGCGCTAGGTTCTGTGCGTAGAACATTAACTCAAGATAATTTCAATGAGTATGTAAAGAAAAACTATATTATCGATATATTACGAATTATTGAAACACCTAATCCAGAGAACCCATCTGAACCGTTCTATCAATATGAAGTTCGTGTTAATCAGTTTATGTTATCATTAGATACTGAACCTGAAGATACGTTTTTCTGGCTTGGAACAACAAACGCAGGTAAAGATTTATTTACTGAAATTTGGTTAGGTGCAAGAATTTCGTTACTAATGGCATTAGCAGTAGTGGTTATTAACTCTACAGTTGGTATCACTGTTGGTGCAATTGCTGGTTATTATGGAGGAGCTTTAGATTTAGCTATGGACCGTTTAGTAGAAATAGTGTCTTCAATTCCATTCTTATCAGTATTAACACTGTTAACGTTACGTTATGGTACGGAGTTGTGGGTTATTGTCTTTGCCTTTACCGCCACCGGTTGGATT
Coding sequences within it:
- the inlA_2 gene encoding Internalin-A precursor encodes the protein MIKKLIAASMVLLAVLTLSACKATEYTVTFDSTGGNAIEAVVVEEGLTIAAPTAPTKTVTGEVYTFVGWYTEAAGTTAYNFEDPVNADTTLYAKWVLEVVLHFDTRTDATIEAQLLGEVGGLGTAPTAPTRTGYEFAGWFLTKKGLSWLETEAFDFATTVAEETTLFAYWEPVNSKEITYGPEVTYTTSLDSSSRLILNPLVYEWSHEDTFINMLTTDLYVTEVDWDKAIEEGVADFAGDFSKIEAKEFSIESLDFKWILEGATNYPIDSDDDEHLDENGNYDRDAASTFKDTEWTFKIREDLVYEDGTGITAYDYEFTLKMFLDHLLNNYRANLYYKTELNQNGVPIVNAYEYYLGEVAWSEVGFEVVDDYTFTLTTFEAISQSEAVGFGAMPLVQKAAFEASLTTDKTNSEYGTPAHPYVSYGPYILKTWDENQKLVFNKNYDYVLKGTINYKCQVVQIVDDIDQRMALFAAGDLSVAGLSKDYYAQYAESPNVYKSWDGYPQYLIVNLGPTKVTEGGNVQDDILFDVRFRQALLYGFDRKYYATSVYAPNTASLLPVPLDTKSYNQDALYYSESPQHLQLLEDLDIDPATEGYIPARAVQLFDAAYAAWVADGNTGPVVVGLITDNDPFSVALVDYIEEHFETLFNTTGEVDKLDIVIDSKDPTANRAQIAAWDFDMSLNSIGFGNSTGVWWQYQAIAFFGDYIGGGGLGLSQPWDMSTDDGVAAYATQEVTIDLTNTWNYLEELGLDYIQEEELAGHEDMYNWLKADAETGKAAGIYVGPMEDVALLQVFNDTPYDGSAAEPFTGATNDTWNLVAAFEALFFEHVPMIPTVTRSSATIYAENVVIEWPAYSSAFAWGANRYRYLDTDPDFM
- the oppB gene encoding Oligopeptide transport system permease protein OppB — protein: MIITFIITVFLFFVFIKLIPDNHIPAPLSGDDWYEIYKAREGWDKPIIVQFGLWVRNIFEDGSFGFSVLLKRDVSSAYFSKIPASIRINIVPYFLSIPFAIVIGVIAALKKNQLTDTIISIGIMVFISVPYFVVAVLSQYLFYFKLGWAPDYKIATTSEFAELGTWYGLSTYILPVVVLTISAIPGFARSVRAELTEQLTQDYMLLAISKGLTRRQAVFRHALKNALVPFLPAIFIGVIGIMSGGIITERIFRVDGTGRLYLQAFNGRDYALLMLINTFGQFLTLVSAIIGDLSYTLFDPRVRVGSGRLS
- the oppC_1 gene encoding Oligopeptide transport system permease protein OppC: MMDIDKSKLVLVHNKDDMISDIALETKEIGYYKDSWNRFKKNKASLVAFYILCVVLFFVFFGPYMKSYDLPETHSIEAARLNNLTPKIPILEKFGLFDGTKTITRGTQFLLYLNETELGEGVILEGLPQELIDDPNHPDYDGVDSLEVKVDYYKYKNYISSYMPENYFGVLAENENSGGNEDALGSVRRTLTQDNFNEYVKKNYIIDILRIIETPNPENPSEPFYQYEVRVNQFMLSLDTEPEDTFFWLGTTNAGKDLFTEIWLGARISLLMALAVVVINSTVGITVGAIAGYYGGALDLAMDRLVEIVSSIPFLSVLTLLTLRYGTELWVIVFAFTATGWIGMYRTGRMQFYRFKNREYVFAARTLGASDGRIMFKHIFPNTLGLIVTGLALSIPIFVFTEASFSFLGIINYSDATSVGMLIEQGQQVMQIHPHLLIYPSIYIAVLMITFNLFGNGLRDAFNPQLRGVE